The following coding sequences lie in one Ostrea edulis chromosome 8, xbOstEdul1.1, whole genome shotgun sequence genomic window:
- the LOC130049883 gene encoding uncharacterized protein LOC130049883 — MSYLPRKSTPSYSECSKHANEHCKHHCDKCDIPVCITCVASGKHKGHKLSEILEKHIYEIQSLQKDLDELETRIYPRYEELASDVQTEKAEIEKNYGKLTTAAEEEGEIVHREITAIVNQRKSDIQEMKNKYLCTLNKNAEEITQKMAELNQIMSDLKSILKSNDVSLTSSYKSRNSEFRTLPSKVRVTLPIFTPRKINTDQIWQMFGSLSPLAINTEHGDTMKSAETVSSPPVKPLLDEPRVTAAIDTGYEHLYSVSCMREDQIWTCGNNDITKLLNLQSKLLTSIQTKSGRQPEDIAVTRDGYLVYSDPNKRTLNLVKNKKIQNVITLQGWRPRYVCCTACNDLLVTMNSDNYKQSKVVRYSGSTEIQNIQFDDQRRALYSSGPCSKHISENRNLDICVADNEASAVVVVNQSGKLRFRYTGHPPNTKQQFNPRGITTDNQSHILTADNNCIHILDQDGQFLCYIHCDLREPWDLCVDIRDNLFVAEWSTGKVKKIQYL, encoded by the coding sequence ATGTCCTATTTGCCGAGAAAGTCTACTCCCAGCTACTCGGAATGTTCGAAACACGCCAATGAACATTGTAAACATCACTGTGATAAATGTGACATTCCTGTCTGTATTACCTGCGTCGCCTCCGGTAAACACAAAGGTCACAAGTTATCAGAAATTCTGGAGAAACACATCTACGAAATCCAAAGTTTACAAAAGGATTTAGATGAACTCGAGACAAGAATTTATCCGCGATATGAAGAATTGGCGTCCGATGTTCAAACTGAAAAAgctgaaatagaaaaaaattacgGGAAATTGACAACAGCTGCCGAAGAGGAAGGTGAAATCGTACACCGGGagatcaccgccattgtcaaccagcgAAAATCTGACATTcaggagatgaaaaacaaataccTATGTACCCTGAATAAAAATGCGGAAGAAATAACACAGAAAATGGCGGAGCTCAATCagatcatgtccgacttgaaatcaatcctaaaatcaaaCGACGTCTCCTTGACATCttcttacaaatctaggaattccgaatttagaacattaccgtCTAAAGTTCGGGTTACATTGCCAATTTTCACTCCTCGGAAAATTAACACAGACCAGATCTGGcaaatgtttggttctctgtcgccattaGCCATTAACACtgaacatggcgacacaatgaagtcagcagaaactgtatcgtctcctccagtcaaaccactgcttgatgagccgcgcgtcaccgccgccatagacactgggtatgaACATCTATACAGTGTTAGCTGCATGCGTGAAGATCAAATCTGGACATGCGGGAATAACGATATCACGAAGCtcctcaacctccagagtaaactactgacatcaatacaaacaaaGTCAGGGAGACAGCCAGAGGACATagccgtgacacgggacggatATCTTGTTTATTCTGACCCTAATAAAAGAACTTTAAACCtagttaagaataaaaagatacagaacgtgatcacactacaggggtggagacctcgctatgtctgctgtaccgcgtgtaacgatctcctggttaccatgaacAGTGATAATTACAAACAATCCAAAGTTGTCCGTTACTCTGGCTCCACAGAGATACAAaacattcagtttgatgatcagcgGCGTGCTCTCTATTCATCTGGTCCTTGCAGTAAGCACAtcagtgagaacaggaacctggatataTGTGTGGCTGACAATGAagctagtgcagtagtggtggtcaatcagtcagggaAACTTCGATTtcgatacactggtcatcccccTAATACCAAGCAACAGTTTAATCCAcgcggcatcactacagacaacCAGAGTCACATCCTAACAGCAGACAATAACTGTATCCatatcctagatcaggacggacagttcctctgTTACATTCACTGCGATTTACGCGAACCATGGGATTTATGTGTGGatatcagagacaacctctttgtggctgagtggTCCACTGgtaaagtgaagaaaattcaatatctataa
- the LOC130049392 gene encoding tripartite motif-containing protein 45-like, translated as MHPRRSAQEVLLCNLCEIVPLQSRCEVCNINLCKACVGEHLSDSSKQHHVMPYLQRKSTPNYPKCPKHANELCKHYCEDCDIPVCITCISSGKHKGHKLSEFLEKLNSKTQSLQKDLEELQTRIYPRYEEMASDVQTEKAEMETNYGKLTTAAEQEGEILHREITAIVNQRKSAIQEMKNKHLSTLIKNTGWSPRYVCCTAGNDILVTMDSYVGEQYKGVRYSGSTEKQSIQFDAQDRPLYSSVGHIIPC; from the exons ATGCATCCTCGACGCAGTGCTCAGGAAGTCCTACTGTGTAACCTCTGTGAGATTGTCCCCCTACAGAGTCGTTGTGAagtttgtaatataaatctatGTAAGGCCTGTGTTGGGGAGCACCTCTCTGATTCCTCTAAACAGCACCATGTTATGCCCtatttacaaagaaagtctaCTCCTAACTACCCGAAATGTCCAAAACACGCCAATGAACTCTGTAAACATTACTGTGAGGACTGTGACATTCCTGTCTGTATTACCTGCATCTCCTCCGGTAAACACAAAGGTCACAAGTTGTCAGAATTTCTGGAAAAACTCAACTCCAAAACACAAAGTTTGCAAAAAGATTTAGAGGAACTCCAGACCAGAATTTACCcgcgatatgaagaaatggcgtcCGATGTCCAAACTGAAAAAGCCGAAATGGAAACGAATTACGGGAAATTGACCACAGCTGCCGAGCAAGAAGGTGAAATCTTACACCGGGagatcaccgccattgtcaaccagaGGAAATCCGCCATTcaggaaatgaaaaacaaacacctatCTACCCTGATTAAAAATACA gggtggagtCCTCGCTatgtctgctgtaccgcggGTAACGATATCCTGGTTACCATGGACAGTTATGTTGGAGAACAATACAAAGGtgtgcgttactccggctccacagagaaacaaagcattcagtttgatgctCAGGATcgtcctctctattcatctgTTGGTCACATCA TTCCTTGTTAA